A genomic window from Vagococcus sp. CY52-2 includes:
- a CDS encoding penicillin-binding protein 2, which yields MKKIKEFFRKINKKIQEKSLTPAGNRKKVGVILFYASIAVFVLISLRFVYIITVGKVGSQSLDSERQKIYQGSSVIKAKRGTIFDRNGLPLAEDATSYSLYAELDKNYKGINNVELFVHDKDHDKIADILNKYTGIDKKLVLEQLTPKKNKDGKLITNVEFGSKGKNLSLETRNNIEEALKKENITGIYFKEHPDRLYPNGKFASYFIGYAQPEDTDKENSKLSGKNGLGIENTYDNVLKGEDGFKYYQKDSKGNELPGTEVIDKKAKDGQDIYTTLDTNLQTRLEDVMDSVNEKAKPEDMTAILMDAKTGDILAASQRPTFDPQTKEGLYKEKGQPDPVWENLLVQRPFEPGSTMKVFTVAAAIDSGKFPYNETFTSGRTQLYDATISDWVPAGKGQLTYRQALAWSSNVGMVNLEQKMGSIWPEYLERFGFGHSTDSGLPLEATGSISDKNPVDMAMTAFGQAISVTNMQMMQAYTAITNEGKMLKPRYIKKIVDKDGKEKEIKTEVVGEPIKAATAKTVLEYMQDTVNDEIYGTGYGIYNIDGVNVSAKTGTAQIFENGQLLTGANDYIYSVVQIAPTENPEYIMYVTMKKPVITGEFGSPSELISEISNGMLKHAFKVDTTTDKGE from the coding sequence ATGAAAAAAATAAAAGAATTTTTTAGAAAAATAAACAAAAAAATACAAGAAAAAAGTTTAACACCAGCAGGCAATAGAAAAAAAGTGGGGGTTATCCTGTTTTATGCTTCTATTGCTGTTTTTGTTTTAATTTCTTTACGTTTCGTTTACATCATAACAGTTGGTAAGGTCGGTTCGCAAAGTCTTGATTCTGAAAGACAAAAAATATATCAAGGAAGTAGCGTTATAAAAGCAAAACGTGGAACCATTTTCGATCGTAATGGGCTGCCACTTGCTGAAGATGCTACTTCTTATTCGTTATACGCAGAACTTGACAAAAACTATAAAGGGATTAATAACGTGGAGCTTTTTGTGCATGATAAAGATCATGATAAAATTGCTGATATTTTAAATAAGTATACTGGAATTGATAAAAAACTTGTTTTAGAACAATTAACACCTAAGAAAAATAAAGACGGTAAGTTAATTACTAATGTAGAATTTGGTTCTAAAGGAAAAAATCTAAGTTTAGAAACTAGAAACAATATTGAGGAAGCATTAAAAAAAGAGAATATTACTGGTATCTATTTTAAGGAGCACCCTGACAGATTATATCCGAATGGAAAATTTGCTTCTTATTTCATAGGATATGCACAACCAGAAGATACGGATAAAGAAAATAGTAAATTAAGTGGTAAAAATGGACTAGGTATAGAAAATACCTATGATAATGTGTTAAAAGGAGAGGATGGATTTAAGTACTATCAAAAAGATAGCAAGGGAAATGAACTTCCTGGGACAGAAGTCATTGATAAAAAAGCTAAAGATGGACAAGATATTTATACAACGTTAGATACTAACTTACAAACAAGGCTAGAAGATGTGATGGATAGTGTGAATGAAAAAGCTAAACCAGAGGATATGACAGCTATTTTAATGGATGCTAAAACTGGTGATATTTTAGCAGCGTCACAACGACCAACTTTTGATCCACAAACAAAAGAAGGATTATATAAAGAAAAAGGGCAACCTGATCCTGTTTGGGAAAATTTACTTGTTCAACGACCGTTTGAACCTGGTTCTACGATGAAAGTTTTTACTGTTGCAGCAGCCATTGATTCGGGAAAATTTCCATATAATGAGACATTTACCTCAGGACGAACTCAGTTATATGATGCCACAATTAGTGATTGGGTACCGGCTGGAAAAGGACAGTTGACGTATAGACAGGCATTGGCTTGGTCAAGTAACGTTGGTATGGTTAATTTGGAACAAAAAATGGGTTCAATATGGCCAGAGTATTTGGAACGTTTTGGATTTGGTCATTCAACTGATTCTGGATTACCGCTTGAGGCAACAGGAAGTATTAGTGATAAAAATCCTGTTGATATGGCAATGACAGCTTTTGGACAAGCTATTTCTGTGACAAATATGCAGATGATGCAAGCATATACAGCTATAACAAATGAGGGTAAAATGTTAAAACCGCGATATATTAAGAAAATAGTGGATAAAGATGGAAAAGAAAAAGAAATTAAAACAGAAGTGGTAGGAGAACCAATAAAAGCTGCAACAGCAAAAACAGTTCTTGAATACATGCAAGATACTGTCAATGACGAAATATATGGGACTGGGTATGGTATTTATAATATTGATGGTGTGAATGTTTCTGCGAAAACAGGAACAGCCCAAATATTTGAAAATGGCCAACTTTTAACAGGAGCCAATGATTATATTTATTCAGTAGTTCAAATTGCACCAACAGAAAATCCAGAATATATCATGTACGTTACAATGAAAAAACCAGTGATTACTGGTGAATTCGGGTCACCATCAGAATTAATTTCAGAAATATCAAACGGTATGTTAAAACATGCTTTTAAGGTAGATACCACAACGGATAAAGGAGAATAA
- a CDS encoding cell division protein FtsL translates to MSLPEKQSPFTYNDSPVNSPVSKENSTLEEVQPPIIPQSKLKKVTKLEKFIFTVFIATFLCLAVATIRMTTYINREEEAISSLQADSKQMQQDIETLDQEKNELQRTERLKKIAESAGMQMRDENIRKIK, encoded by the coding sequence AATGATTCTCCAGTTAACTCACCTGTTAGTAAGGAGAATAGTACATTGGAAGAAGTGCAACCCCCAATAATTCCACAGAGTAAATTGAAAAAAGTGACTAAATTAGAAAAGTTTATTTTCACTGTATTTATTGCAACATTTTTATGCTTGGCGGTTGCAACTATTCGAATGACAACCTATATTAACCGTGAGGAAGAAGCTATTTCTTCTCTTCAGGCAGATAGCAAACAGATGCAACAAGATATTGAAACTCTTGATCAAGAGAAAAATGAGTTGCAACGAACTGAACGTTTGAAAAAAATTGCCGAATCTGCTGGAATGCAAATGCGTGATGAGAATATAAGGAAAATAAAATGA
- the mraY gene encoding phospho-N-acetylmuramoyl-pentapeptide-transferase, giving the protein MNGVELLIPLSLAVAFVLMVMPLFIGYFKMKKMGQAIREEGPEGHLAKSGTPTMGGVVFLISILLTSLIVGAWQKEMTFSFWSILFILFLYGLLGFLDDFIKVFKKRNLGLNSTQKLIGQIIGGIILYAVMKSNSVTDELFIPLIGNVNFGFLYGLFAVIWLVGFSNAVNLTDGIDGLVSGLGMISFGTYAIIAYKQEQFAIELICLATVGALFGFLIFNKKPAKIFMGDVGSLALGGMLATISILLHQEWTLLLIGLVYVIETLSVMLQVASFKLTGKRIFKMSPIHHHFELSGWSEWKIDIVFWIVGLVMSALTLGILYN; this is encoded by the coding sequence ATGAACGGAGTAGAATTATTAATACCATTATCATTGGCAGTGGCTTTTGTATTGATGGTTATGCCACTATTTATAGGTTATTTTAAAATGAAGAAAATGGGACAAGCGATTCGTGAAGAAGGTCCTGAAGGTCATCTTGCAAAATCAGGGACACCAACTATGGGAGGAGTTGTTTTTTTAATAAGTATTTTGTTAACTTCTCTTATTGTTGGTGCTTGGCAAAAAGAAATGACATTTTCTTTTTGGAGTATTTTATTTATTTTGTTTTTATATGGACTATTAGGATTTCTTGATGATTTCATTAAAGTGTTTAAAAAAAGAAATTTAGGATTAAATTCAACACAAAAATTAATTGGTCAAATTATTGGTGGGATTATTCTTTACGCTGTGATGAAATCAAATAGTGTAACAGATGAATTATTTATCCCATTGATTGGAAATGTTAATTTTGGCTTTTTATATGGATTGTTTGCTGTGATTTGGTTGGTCGGATTTTCAAATGCAGTGAATTTAACAGATGGTATTGATGGTTTAGTATCTGGTTTAGGTATGATTTCTTTTGGAACCTATGCTATTATTGCATACAAACAAGAACAATTTGCTATTGAATTGATTTGCCTAGCAACTGTTGGAGCGCTTTTTGGCTTTTTAATTTTTAATAAAAAACCAGCAAAAATTTTTATGGGAGATGTTGGTTCTCTTGCTTTAGGTGGTATGTTAGCCACTATTTCTATTTTACTTCATCAAGAATGGACACTTTTATTAATCGGTTTAGTGTATGTTATAGAAACACTTAGTGTCATGTTACAGGTAGCATCATTTAAATTAACAGGCAAACGTATTTTTAAAATGTCTCCAATACACCACCATTTTGAATTAAGTGGTTGGTCAGAATGGAAGATAGACATTGTTTTTTGGATAGTAGGATTAGTGATGTCAGCATTGACATTGGGCATTTTATATAATTAA